Part of the Sorghum bicolor cultivar BTx623 chromosome 1, Sorghum_bicolor_NCBIv3, whole genome shotgun sequence genome, CTTTCTGCTATGAATGTGCTTTTAACACACGTACTTCTGTTAATACCACCATTTGTATTTCCAGATTCCTGTAGGTGCAGATGATGCAGAACTTGAAGAACGCATTATTCAGCACTTGgctgctgcagctgcagtgCGCAGGTCACACCGCCATCATAATAGAAGAGATGGGCACCGGAGCAGATCAGGAGCAAGTAGCCACCCACAATTTCTGGTGCTTTCAGCAGACGAACACACAACCTCAGGTGAAGAAGGGGATTACGAACAAGCCCCTGCTGTAGTTTCTGGTCGCCCTTTAGGTGCTCTTGTTGAACAAGAACGCACTCGAGGGCTAGTGGATGCTTCCAGTCCATCTCTCCGCTTTTCTACTCCTGCTGATGGTAGATCAAACAATAGGTACGTCCTACATCCTATGTATGATACTATGCTTCTGCACTTCTCTTCACTATCATCGAATGCTGAGTGTTGAGCCTTTACTCTGGCCTGTCAGGATCTCTGGGATTCAATCTACACCTGTGGATCAAGATGGGGCAGGACCATCTGATTTACAATCGATCTCCGACACTTTGAGATCCCGTCTACAGTCAGCTTCAATGAGGTACCCTCCTAACCCAAATACCCAACCAAATAAAACTCCTGACAAATGGATCACAGACACGTATCTTAACTGTGGGCATTCTTGACAATGGCAGGTACAAGGATTCCATAACCAAGAGTGCAAGTGGATGGAGGGAGAGGTGGTTTTCTCGGAGTAACTCTTTATCAGATCTTGGTTCTGAGGTAAGGAGGGAGGTCAACGCGGGTATTGCTGCAGTGTCTCGCATGATGGAACGGCATGATGCAAGAGACGGCAGTGGGCCTTCT contains:
- the LOC8061644 gene encoding E3 ubiquitin-protein ligase RHF2A, with product MDEKAKMESKLSSAAAFVEGGVQDACDDACSICLDAFCDSNPSTMTNCKHDYHLQCILEWCQRSSQCPMCWQPISMKDPLSQELLEAVEQERNIRANRSHNTAVFHHPMLGDFEIPVGADDAELEERIIQHLAAAAAVRRSHRHHNRRDGHRSRSGASSHPQFLVLSADEHTTSGEEGDYEQAPAVVSGRPLGALVEQERTRGLVDASSPSLRFSTPADGRSNNRISGIQSTPVDQDGAGPSDLQSISDTLRSRLQSASMRYKDSITKSASGWRERWFSRSNSLSDLGSEVRREVNAGIAAVSRMMERHDARDGSGPSPTFASGSGSQ